CACCGGCGAACGCTATCTGACCACCGAAGGATTCCTTCCCTTCGAGTAGCAGCGCCACCACAGTAGCAGCGCCACCGTCCTTGGCGGCGCGTGAAAGGCGCGGCCGCAGCGAGCGGGGACGCCTACGCGGCGGTCAGGCGCCGGTACTTGATGCGGTGCGGGCGGTCGGCGTCGGCGCCGAGACGGCGGCGACGATCTTCCTCGTAGTCCTGGTAGTTGCCTTCGAACCACACGACCTGCGAGTTCCCCTCGAAGGCCAGGATGTGCGTGGCGATGCGGTCGAGGAACCAGCGGTCGTGCGAGATGACGAGGACG
The sequence above is drawn from the Candidatus Limnocylindrales bacterium genome and encodes:
- a CDS encoding ATP-binding cassette domain-containing protein — translated: ARFNFRGADQQKPVGQLSGGERGRLHLARMLMSGANVLLLDEPSNDLDVETLRALEEALLEFAGCVLVISHDRWFLDRIATHILAFEGNSQVVWFEGNYQDYEEDRRRRLGADADRPHRIKYRRLTAA